Proteins encoded by one window of Musa acuminata AAA Group cultivar baxijiao chromosome BXJ2-9, Cavendish_Baxijiao_AAA, whole genome shotgun sequence:
- the LOC103997610 gene encoding mavicyanin, whose amino-acid sequence MEKVLAMATGLVALLLVAGAGPAEGAVYKVGDSAGWTIIGSPNYTAWAASKTFHMGDTIVFEYNNSFHNVLEVTKAEYNACNASSPIATYATGNDSITIKTKGHHYFLCGFPGHCTIGQKVDIYIPKSSSAAPSTSPAAAPSTSPAAAPSTSSGGSSGSSSGTGGIPAPAAAPRSSAGTKPVPQAFALVLAVFSFVAVAGGLVRQ is encoded by the exons ATGGAGAAGGTGTTGGCGATGGCAACGGGGTTGGTGGCGTTGCTTCTCGTCGCCGGTGCCGGGCCGGCGGAGGGTGCAGTTTACAAGGTGGGGGATTCCGCGGGGTGGACCATCATAGGGAGCCCCAACTACACTGCCTGGGCCGCGTCCAAGACCTTCCATATGGGAGACACCATCg TGTTCGAGTACAACAATAGCTTCCACAACGTGCTTGAGGTGACCAAGGCCGAGTACAATGCATGCAACGCCTCATCTCCGATTGCCACATACGCCACCGGTAATGACTCCATCACCATCAAGACCAAAGGCCACCACTACTTCCTCTGCGGCTTCCCCGGCCACTGTACCATCGGCCAGAAGGTGGACATCTACATCCCCAAGTCCTCCTCTGCTGCCCCTTCCACCTCCCCGGCTGCTGCCCCTTCCACCTCCCCGGCTGCTGCCCCTTCGAcaagcagcggcggcagcagcggcagcagcagcggtacCGGAGGCATCCCTGCACCGGCAGCTGCCCCGCGGTCCAGCGCTGGCACGAAGCCCGTGCCACAGGCGTTTGCCCTTGTTCTTGCTGTCTTCTCCTTCGTTGCCGTGGCCGGTGGCCTTGTTAGGCAGTAG
- the LOC135621983 gene encoding primary amine oxidase 1-like gives MSPFFFLLLSFELACSYRHPHDPLTPSEISIVSSVIKTSHFGSSKSLSFHYVGLDEPDKPDLLEWSLCHRRSKEKALPPRRAFVIARSEGKTHEIYVDIASRSVVSDEVYEGFGYPMLTFEEEEAASALPFSYPPFVASVAKRGLALEDVLCTPLSVGWFGEAEQGRRRVKIACYLTGDTVNFYARPLEGVTVVVDLDALAIVEYEDRVVVPVPESAGTDYRAANQRPPFGPQTKPGAVVQPEGKGFEVDGHMIRWANWEFHLGFDVRAGTVISVASVKDSEVGTPRRVLHRGFVSELFIPYMDPSEEWYYKTFFDAGENGFGLSAVPLEPNADCPANAAFMDAHFAGRDGAPVRIPNALCVFERYAGDASWRHTEFGFPGQVITEVRPDVSLVVRMVSAVGNYDYVIDWEFKTSGSIKIGVSLTGILEVKGTRYTHADQIAGDEHGTLLARNTIGVYHDHFVTFHLDLDVDGPANSFVRSKLKTVRVTDGSSRRRSYWTVAKETAKTEADARVELGDEPGELLVVNPSKRTRMGNLVGYRVISHGATAASLLSDDDYPQIRASYSKNQVWVTAYNKSEKWAAGLYTDESRGDDNLAAWSRRNAGIEDTDIVLWYTAGFHHVPCQEDFPLMPLLSGGFELRPANFFESNPLIKTRPNGPVHLPNCSRNP, from the exons ATGtctcccttcttcttcctcctcctctcgttCGAGCTGGCCTGCAGCTACCGCCATCCCCACGACCCCCTCACCCCTTCCGAGATCTCCATTGTCAGCAGCGTTATCAAGACCTCCCATTTTGGCTCGTCCAAATCGCTTTCCTTCCACTATGTCGGCCTGGACGAGCCCGACAAGCCCGACCTGCTTGAGTGGTCGTTGTGCCACCGCCGAAGCAAGGAGAAGGCACTGCCGCCACGGCGAGCGTTCGTGATCGCCCGGTCCGAGGGGAAGACCCACGAGATATACGTGGACATTGCCAGTCGCTCCGTCGTCTCCGACGAGGTCTACGAGGGATTCGGGTACCCCATGCTCACCTTCGAGGAGGAAGAGGCGGCCTCCGCCCTGCCCTTCAGCTACCCGCCGTTCGTGGCGTCGGTCGCGAAAAGGGGACTGGCGCTGGAGGACGTGCTGTGCACGCCCTTGTCGGTGGGGTGGTTCGGGGAAGCGGAGCAGGGGAGGCGGCGGGTGAAGATAGCGTGCTACCTCACGGGGGACACGGTCAACTTCTACGCGCGGCCATTGGAGGGGGTGACGGTGGTGGTGGACTTGGACGCCCTGGCGATCGTGGAGTACGAGGACCGGGTGGTGGTGCCGGTGCCGGAGTCGGCAGGGACGGACTACCGAGCCGCAAATCAGAGGCCGCCGTTCGGGCCGCAGACGAAGCCCGGCGCCGTCGTCCAGCCGGAAGGGAAGGGGTTCGAAGTAGATGGCCACATGATCAG GTGGGCAAACTGGGAATTCCACTTGGGCTTCGACGTCCGAGCCGGGACAGTCATCTCCGTGGCTTCCGTGAAGGACTCCGAGGTGGGAACGCCGCGGCGAGTGCTCCACAGGGGCTTCGTGTCCGAGCTCTTCATACCGTACATGGATCCGTCGGAGGAGTGGTACTACAAGACCTTCTTCGACGCCGGCGAGAACGGCTTCGGGCTCTCGGCGGTCCCTCTGGAGCCCAACGCCGACTGCCCGGCCAACGCCGCGTTCATGGACGCCCACTTCGCCGGCCGAGACGGGGCGCCGGTCCGGATCCCGAACGCCCTCTGCGTCTTCGAGCGCTACGCGGGCGACGCCTCGTGGCGGCACACCGAGTTCGGGTTTCCCGGCCAAGTG ATAACGGAGGTGAGGCCGGACGTGAGCTTGGTGGTGCGAATGGTGTCCGCGGTCGGCAACTACGACTACGTGATAGACTGGGAATTCAAGACCAGCGGCTCCATCAAAATAGGG GTGTCACTGACAGGAATCCTGGAAGTCAAAGGCACGCGCTACACCCACGCAGACCAAATCGCCGGCGACGAGCACGGCACGCTGCTGGCTAGAAACACCATCGGCGTCTACCACGATCATTTCGTCACCTTCCACCTGGACCTCGACGTCGATGGACCCGCCAACTCCTTCGTCAGGTCCAAGCTTAAGACCGTGAGGGTGACCGATGGCAGCTCGCGGAGGAGGAGCTACTGGACGGTGGCGAAGGAGACGGCCAAGACAGAGGCCGACGCCCGAGTGGAGCTCGGCGACGAGCCGGGCGAGCTGCTGGTGGTGAACCCGAGCAAGAGGACGAGGATGGGGAACCTCGTCGGGTACCGGGTGATCAGCCACGGCGCGACGGCGGCCTCTCTGCTCTCCGACGATGACTACCCTCAGATCCGGGCGAGCTACAGCAAGAATCAGGTGTGGGTGACGGCTTACAACAAGTCGGAGAAGTGGGCGGCGGGGCTTTACACGGACGAGAGCAGGGGAGACGACAACTTGGCTGCATGGAGTCGGAG GAATGCAGGGATCGAAGACACAGACATCGTGCTGTGGTACACTGCGGGCTTCCATCACGTTCCCTGTCAAGAAGACTTCCCGTTGATGCCACTGTTGAGCGGTGGCTTCGAGCTTCGTCCAGCCAACTTCTTCGAGAGCAATCCATTGATCAAGACTCGGCCTAATGGGCCGGTGCATCTGCCCAATTGTTCCAGGAATCCCTAG